A region from the Lolium perenne isolate Kyuss_39 chromosome 4, Kyuss_2.0, whole genome shotgun sequence genome encodes:
- the LOC127294338 gene encoding peroxidase 4, whose amino-acid sequence MAGRATAIVFSLVLALAIAGDASAQLSTGFYSNSCPNMLTAVRSALRPAIARERRVGASIVRLFFHDCFVQGCDASLLLDDAPGIQGEKNAVPNKNSARGFEVIDAIKAAVEKACPGVVSCADVLAVAAEESVVTLGGPSWEVKVGRRDSTTASFNGANNDIPPPTSGLANLTSLFAAKGLSQKDMVALSGAHTIGLARCTNFRGHIYNDTDIDAGFARSRQSNCPRTTGSGDNNLAPLDLQTPTVFENAYYKNLVQKRALLHSDQELFNGGAADAQVRSYVSSQEAFFKDFVVGMIKMGDVAPLTGSNGQIRKNCRRIN is encoded by the exons ATGGCAGGGCGCGCCACCGCGATCGTCTTCTCGCTCGTCCTCGCGCTGGCCATCGCTGGCGACGCGTCGGCGCAGCTGTCGACGGGCTTCTACTCCAACTCGTGCCCGAACATGCTCACCGCCGTGCGCTCGGCGCTGCGCCCGGCGATCGCCAGGGAGCGGCGCGTGGGCGCCTCCATCGTCCGCCTCTTCTTCCACGACTGCTTCGTCCAGGGCTGCGACGCCTCGCTGCTGCTCGACGACGCGCCTGGCATCCAGGGCGAGAAGAACGCCGTGCCCAACAAGAACTCCGCCAGGGGCTTCGAGGTCATCGACGCCATCAAGGCCGCCGTCGAGAAGGCATGTCCTGGCGTCGTCTCCTGCGCCGAcgtgctcgccgtcgccgccgaggaGAGCGTTGTCACC CTGGGTGGTCCGAGCTGGGAGGTGAAGGTGGGGCGGAGGGACTCAACGACGGCGAGCTTCAACGGTGCCAACAACGACATTCCCCCGCCAACGTCGGGGCTGGCCAACCTTACCTCACTCTTCGCCGCCAAGGGGCTCTCCCAGAAGGACATGGTCGCGCTCTCAG GAGCACACACCATCGGCCTAGCGCGCTGCACCAACTTCAGGGGCCACATCTACAACGACACCGACATCGACGCCGGCTTCGCAAGAAGCCGCCAGTCAAACTGCCCTCGCACCACCGGCTCAGGTGACAACAACCTGGCGCCGCTGGACCTGCAGACTCCGACCGTCTTCGAGAACGCCTACTACAAGAACCTTGTGCAGAAAAGGGCCCTCCTGCACTCCGACCAGGAGCTCTTTAACGGGGGCGCCGCCGACGCTCAGGTCCGGTCATACGTCAGCAGCCAGGAGGCCTTCTTCAAGGACTTCGTGGTGGGAATGATCAAGATGGGGGATGTTGCCCCGCTGACGGGGTCGAACGGGCAGATCAGGAAGAACTGCAGGAGGATCAACTAA